A stretch of the Desulforamulus ferrireducens genome encodes the following:
- a CDS encoding flagellin: MRINHNIAALNTYRQLSFNNTNTQKSLEKLSSGLRINRAGDDAAGLAISEKMRAQIRGLDQAARNAQDGISMIQTAEGGLNETHAILQRMRELAVQAANDTNVTVDRDEIQKEINQLTSEINRIGNTTEFNTQKLLKGGDGSANVTATNLITAGTLTGGTADSLSQVKVTDTIADIDDVAGTATYNIGGKTITVTLDKSVDTTTVGADGQTITLGTKAGTFADANAAATALANALNSALTKLGIGSDYQVTATGDQLTISAIAGSAADGLAGTIAATTYSDAAVGTEGVVTPGNMVAGAKAKTGNISFASIANAADAAALVGKGFTIDNQVIEFYDGSKGNYEGIGIGVDIHNAKSGADIVADLIAQTAGKLTNVTLKQGTTANDLVIEAKQAGTNGNSISFTDGGRKQEFTATFQVGANQGQSMTINIGDMRAAALGLSGKAGTGNFTSTYNVTNGTNNTAVEAALDVTSHTSAAAAVTVINNAIEKVSAQRSNLGAFQNRLEHTINNLGTSSENLTAAESRIRDVDMAKEMMEFTKQNILSQAAQAMLAQANQQPQNILQLLR, encoded by the coding sequence TCTCCGTATTAACCGTGCCGGTGACGATGCTGCTGGTCTGGCTATCTCCGAAAAAATGCGCGCTCAAATCCGTGGTCTGGACCAAGCTGCCCGTAACGCCCAAGATGGTATTTCCATGATTCAAACCGCTGAAGGTGGTTTAAACGAAACCCACGCCATCCTACAACGTATGCGTGAACTGGCTGTCCAAGCAGCCAACGACACCAACGTAACCGTTGACCGTGATGAAATCCAGAAGGAAATTAACCAGCTAACCTCGGAAATTAACCGTATTGGTAACACCACCGAGTTCAACACCCAGAAGTTATTAAAAGGTGGAGATGGTTCAGCTAACGTAACAGCAACAAACTTGATTACAGCAGGTACACTAACCGGTGGTACAGCGGACAGTTTATCCCAAGTTAAAGTTACTGATACCATTGCAGATATTGATGATGTTGCTGGAACTGCAACGTATAATATCGGTGGTAAAACAATTACAGTAACTCTAGATAAATCTGTGGATACTACTACTGTTGGCGCCGATGGTCAAACAATTACTCTTGGAACAAAAGCCGGTACATTTGCTGATGCCAATGCTGCTGCTACTGCACTGGCTAATGCACTAAATAGTGCTTTAACTAAACTTGGTATTGGCAGTGATTACCAGGTAACTGCAACTGGCGACCAGTTGACAATTTCCGCAATTGCAGGTAGTGCTGCTGATGGTTTAGCCGGAACAATTGCAGCAACCACATATTCTGATGCTGCTGTTGGTACCGAAGGTGTAGTAACCCCAGGTAATATGGTTGCCGGTGCCAAAGCAAAAACTGGAAATATCAGCTTTGCAAGCATTGCTAATGCAGCAGATGCTGCAGCCTTAGTTGGTAAAGGCTTTACCATTGATAACCAAGTAATTGAATTCTATGACGGAAGTAAAGGCAATTACGAAGGAATCGGTATCGGTGTAGATATCCACAACGCCAAAAGTGGAGCTGATATTGTTGCCGATTTAATAGCCCAAACTGCCGGCAAATTAACTAATGTTACTCTTAAACAAGGAACCACTGCTAATGATCTCGTAATCGAAGCTAAGCAGGCTGGAACCAATGGTAATAGTATCTCCTTTACTGATGGAGGAAGAAAACAAGAGTTTACTGCTACCTTCCAGGTTGGTGCCAACCAAGGTCAAAGTATGACAATTAATATTGGTGACATGAGAGCTGCTGCTCTGGGATTATCTGGTAAAGCAGGTACTGGCAACTTTACATCAACATATAACGTAACCAATGGTACCAACAACACTGCGGTAGAAGCAGCCCTTGACGTTACTTCCCATACAAGTGCAGCTGCTGCTGTTACCGTAATTAACAATGCCATTGAAAAAGTATCAGCCCAACGCTCTAACCTTGGTGCTTTCCAAAACCGCTTAGAACACACCATCAACAACCTGGGAACCTCCAGTGAAAACCTGACCGCTGCTGAGTCCCGTATCCGCGACGTAGATATGGCCAAGGAAATGATGGAGTTCACCAAACAGAACATCCTCTCCCAAGCCGCTCAGGCCATGCTGGCTCAAGCCAACCAGCAACCCCAAAACATACTGCAACTGCTCCGTTAG
- the fliB gene encoding flagellin lysine-N-methylase, which produces MAAKHYLIPDYILNFKCAMCTECCKRWRIDIDKKTVDKYEQYAAADQEFAALVENNLKKNKDGRAFIQLKQRDKTAITEVEGEKKEITVQEARVCPFLDEEGFCAIQRKFGIEALSDTCKIFPRNIAFTERGYEMAFTYACAAAANTLKKKEPVEFYMDPQGFDFPTLNGHLTKIGDVLERKKAGKTSYFEVEELLIDIMQFREMDVDTRLILAGIVVDKLKDGDTAGIRKYLQNLDETLIDQLKNIPSQPLFMMKLVKEAVDKRILGGITESNLSKLIALSYIQLKLLDEAIISNAKVESLLENYNKYYKPYVSGISHIYENYFVNFIFSKKFYTHKYMDAFFLMIFFYTLIRFFTICSCMAEERNVDEDMVVGVINAIERSIGHNSSFYEDVLKKIKQGDYHRLPYVLSLINL; this is translated from the coding sequence ATGGCTGCCAAACACTACCTAATCCCGGATTATATACTTAACTTCAAATGTGCCATGTGTACCGAGTGTTGTAAGCGCTGGCGGATTGACATAGATAAGAAGACGGTGGATAAATATGAACAGTATGCTGCTGCAGACCAGGAGTTTGCTGCCTTGGTAGAGAATAATTTAAAAAAGAATAAAGACGGAAGGGCTTTTATCCAGCTTAAACAAAGAGACAAGACTGCTATCACTGAGGTAGAAGGGGAAAAGAAAGAAATAACTGTCCAAGAGGCTAGAGTCTGCCCCTTCCTAGATGAAGAAGGTTTTTGCGCCATCCAGAGGAAGTTTGGCATTGAAGCCTTATCCGATACCTGCAAGATCTTCCCCAGAAATATAGCGTTCACTGAACGGGGCTATGAAATGGCCTTCACTTATGCCTGTGCTGCAGCTGCTAATACCCTCAAGAAGAAGGAACCCGTGGAATTCTATATGGACCCCCAGGGGTTTGACTTTCCTACCTTAAATGGTCACTTAACTAAGATAGGGGATGTGTTAGAGAGAAAGAAGGCTGGCAAGACCAGTTATTTTGAGGTGGAAGAACTTCTTATTGATATAATGCAGTTCCGGGAAATGGATGTAGATACCAGGTTAATTCTTGCTGGTATCGTGGTTGACAAGCTAAAAGATGGTGATACTGCAGGTATTAGAAAGTACCTACAGAACCTAGATGAAACGCTAATAGACCAACTAAAAAACATACCTTCTCAGCCATTATTTATGATGAAATTAGTAAAGGAAGCGGTGGACAAAAGAATACTAGGTGGCATTACAGAATCTAATCTGAGTAAGCTGATAGCTCTGTCATATATTCAATTAAAATTACTGGACGAAGCTATTATTTCTAATGCTAAAGTAGAAAGTCTACTAGAGAATTACAATAAATATTACAAGCCTTACGTCAGTGGAATTAGTCATATCTATGAGAACTACTTTGTTAACTTTATCTTTTCTAAGAAGTTTTACACACATAAATACATGGATGCATTCTTCCTGATGATCTTCTTCTATACCCTGATTCGCTTTTTTACTATCTGTAGCTGTATGGCTGAAGAAAGAAACGTAGATGAAGACATGGTGGTAGGAGTTATTAACGCCATTGAGAGGTCAATAGGGCACAATTCCTCATTCTATGAGGATGTTTTAAAGAAAATCAAGCAAGGGGACTACCACCGACTGCCCTATGTACTGTCCCTAATAAATCTGTAG